One genomic window of Trichlorobacter lovleyi includes the following:
- a CDS encoding glyceraldehyde-3-phosphate dehydrogenase, translating to MKSKQEDHLKEWQGLEEAAEQILPLVGQLYRERNIVCTVYGRSLVHSTTIDILKAHRFARLIIDEELSTHKTLPIVEALCQLDLAPARIDIGKLAVGFGNQQAPTSISDYLAAELATVNTGRHTLLDEPQDIVLYGFGRIGRLLARLLVEKSGSGEKLRLRAAVVRKGSADDLIKRASLLRRDSIHGQFSGIITVDEEENAIIANGNMIRIIYADAPENVDYTAYGISNAILIDNTGKWRDREGLGRHLQAKGISKVILTAPGKGDIPNVVAGVNNELIVENETIFSAASCTTNAIVPVLKAIHDRFTIQHGHVETCHSYTNDQNLIDNYHKGSRRGRSAPLNMVITETGAAKAVAKVIPDLAGKLTGNAIRVPTPNVSLAILNLGLGQETTVKELNSFLRDTALNSPLQNQIDYVVSPEVVSSDFVGSRHAGVVDSLATIVQGNRCVLYVWYDNEFGYSCQVVRMVQKMAGIELPSLP from the coding sequence ATGAAAAGCAAACAGGAAGACCACCTGAAGGAATGGCAGGGGCTGGAAGAGGCGGCAGAGCAGATTCTGCCCCTGGTTGGCCAGCTCTACCGCGAACGGAATATTGTCTGTACGGTCTACGGCCGTTCACTGGTGCACAGCACCACCATCGACATCCTCAAGGCCCATCGTTTTGCCCGTCTGATCATCGATGAAGAGCTTTCCACCCACAAGACCCTGCCGATTGTCGAGGCGCTCTGCCAGCTTGATCTGGCCCCGGCCCGGATCGATATCGGCAAACTTGCCGTCGGCTTCGGCAACCAGCAGGCACCCACCAGTATCAGCGACTACCTTGCCGCCGAACTGGCAACGGTCAACACCGGACGCCACACCCTGCTGGATGAGCCGCAGGATATCGTCCTGTACGGTTTCGGCCGGATCGGCCGTCTGCTGGCCCGCCTGCTGGTTGAGAAATCAGGCAGCGGCGAGAAGCTGCGTCTGCGGGCTGCAGTAGTGCGTAAGGGCAGCGCCGACGACCTGATCAAGCGTGCCAGCCTGCTGCGCCGTGATTCGATCCACGGCCAGTTCAGCGGCATCATCACCGTGGATGAGGAAGAAAACGCCATCATCGCCAACGGCAACATGATCCGGATCATCTACGCCGATGCCCCTGAAAATGTGGACTACACCGCCTACGGCATCTCCAACGCCATCCTGATCGACAACACCGGCAAGTGGCGCGACCGTGAAGGGCTGGGCCGCCATCTGCAGGCCAAGGGGATCAGCAAGGTGATCCTGACCGCCCCGGGCAAGGGAGATATCCCCAACGTGGTGGCCGGGGTCAACAACGAACTGATCGTTGAGAACGAGACCATCTTCTCCGCTGCCAGCTGCACCACCAACGCCATTGTGCCGGTGCTGAAGGCGATCCATGACCGCTTCACCATCCAGCACGGCCATGTGGAGACCTGCCACTCCTACACCAACGACCAGAACCTGATCGACAACTACCACAAAGGTTCACGCCGCGGCCGCAGTGCCCCGCTGAACATGGTCATCACCGAGACCGGCGCTGCCAAGGCCGTTGCCAAGGTCATCCCGGACCTGGCCGGCAAGCTGACCGGCAATGCCATCCGGGTGCCGACCCCCAACGTCTCCCTGGCGATCCTGAACCTGGGACTGGGCCAGGAGACCACGGTCAAGGAGCTGAACAGCTTCCTGCGGGATACCGCCCTGAACTCACCGTTGCAGAACCAGATTGATTATGTGGTCTCACCGGAGGTGGTCTCCAGCGACTTTGTCGGCTCACGTCATGCCGGCGTGGTTGACTCACTGGCCACCATCGTGCAGGGCAACCGCTGCGTGCTGTACGTTTGGTACGATAACGAGTTCGGCTACAGCTGTCAGGTGGTGCGGATGGTGCAGAAAATGGCGGGGATTGAACTGCCGTCGTTGCCGTAA
- a CDS encoding cation-translocating P-type ATPase — translation MNRKPETAWHTLRGDETLRLLQSDPDNGLSHAEAAMRLERDGRNELLEQGGRTPWQILWEQFTSTMALILTAAAVVSGLVGSFKDAATIFAIVILFALLGFAQDFRAERAIAALKRMAVPLVRVRRDAVVQELPALQLVAGDIVLLEAGSVVPADCRLLEAHGLRVQEALLTGESEAVEKQTDLIASAELPLGDRRNLLFMGTLVSAGRAVALVVATGMQTELGNIATMLQQVGQEWTPLQKRLDRLGKVLAVVSVAVAGLIFAVGMLRGEGLREMLLLAVSVAVAAIPEGLPAVVTITLALGAQRMLKRNALIRRLPAVETLGSVTVICSDKTGTLTQNRMTVTGLVSTDALLRAGEETASDRLLLLIGTLCNDALLKVENGEELVLGDPTEGALVSAAAVSGLYRSELEQGLPRIAEIPFDSVTKRMITVHRIAAPPAVPWLLEPLPTGGTLLAAKGALDSVLGLCSGLLLQGRPERLTHQHHEALQAAADHFAAEGQRVLALALRVLQPGEDDRLQSLAQGFTCIGLVALTDPPRQEAQAAVQRCLTAGIRPVMITGDHPLTARAIARQVGIDDAGGALTGVELDRLSPEQFDAAVGQVSIYARVAPEHKLRIVDAIQRSGGVAAMTGDGVNDAPALKKADVGVAMGKVGTDVAREASEMVLLDDNFATIVAAVEEGRTIYDNIRKFVVFSVAGNTGKILAVLILPFLGLGMPLTPLQLLWLNLLTDGLLGLGMGLERAEPDVMGRPPIAPDSQIFDGRTIRYVLLTGSLIGGSCMLVTWFTWQSGGPWQTVLFASLALAQIAQAMGLRSFRSSFLQMGLFSNLPLLAMAVCVLLLQGLAVYLPQLQGFFRTTALTWEQLGLVLLPAVAVFLLLEGEKWAGRLGRRS, via the coding sequence ATGAACAGAAAACCTGAAACGGCATGGCATACCCTGCGAGGGGATGAGACCCTCCGGCTTCTCCAGAGTGACCCGGATAACGGTCTGTCGCACGCCGAGGCCGCAATGCGGCTGGAGCGGGACGGCCGCAACGAGCTGCTTGAACAGGGGGGCAGAACCCCCTGGCAGATCCTCTGGGAGCAGTTTACCTCCACCATGGCCCTGATCCTGACCGCAGCTGCGGTGGTTTCCGGCCTGGTGGGATCATTCAAGGATGCCGCCACCATCTTTGCGATCGTGATCCTGTTTGCGCTGTTGGGCTTTGCCCAGGATTTCCGTGCCGAGCGGGCCATTGCCGCCCTGAAGCGGATGGCGGTGCCGCTGGTGCGGGTACGGCGGGATGCCGTGGTGCAGGAGCTTCCTGCGCTGCAGCTGGTAGCGGGCGATATCGTGCTGCTGGAGGCGGGCAGCGTGGTCCCGGCGGACTGCCGTCTGCTGGAGGCCCACGGCCTGCGGGTGCAGGAGGCGCTCCTGACCGGCGAATCAGAGGCGGTGGAGAAACAGACTGACCTGATTGCAAGCGCTGAGCTGCCGCTGGGTGACCGCCGCAACCTGCTGTTCATGGGCACCCTGGTCTCGGCCGGCCGGGCCGTGGCACTGGTGGTGGCCACCGGCATGCAGACCGAACTGGGCAACATCGCCACCATGCTGCAGCAGGTGGGGCAGGAATGGACCCCGCTGCAGAAACGGCTGGACCGGCTGGGCAAGGTGCTGGCCGTGGTATCCGTTGCTGTTGCAGGTCTGATCTTTGCGGTGGGTATGCTGCGGGGCGAGGGATTGCGTGAGATGCTGCTGCTGGCGGTCAGTGTGGCGGTGGCGGCCATCCCGGAAGGACTGCCGGCAGTGGTCACCATTACCCTGGCCCTGGGGGCCCAGCGGATGCTGAAACGGAATGCCCTGATCCGGCGTCTGCCCGCCGTGGAGACCTTGGGATCGGTAACGGTGATCTGTAGCGACAAGACCGGTACCCTGACCCAGAACCGGATGACCGTGACCGGCCTGGTGAGTACGGATGCACTGCTCCGGGCCGGGGAGGAAACCGCTTCAGACCGCTTGCTGCTGCTGATCGGCACCCTCTGCAATGATGCGCTGCTGAAGGTCGAAAACGGGGAAGAGCTGGTGCTGGGCGATCCGACCGAGGGGGCGCTGGTCTCTGCCGCCGCCGTCAGCGGGCTCTATCGCAGCGAGCTGGAGCAGGGGCTGCCCCGGATTGCCGAGATCCCCTTTGATTCCGTTACCAAGCGGATGATTACCGTGCACCGGATTGCAGCGCCACCGGCTGTCCCCTGGCTGCTGGAACCGTTGCCAACGGGCGGCACGCTGCTGGCCGCCAAAGGGGCACTGGACAGTGTGCTGGGGCTGTGCAGCGGGCTGCTGCTGCAGGGCAGGCCGGAGCGGTTGACGCACCAGCATCACGAGGCCTTGCAGGCAGCAGCGGATCACTTTGCCGCCGAGGGGCAGCGGGTGCTGGCCCTGGCCCTGCGGGTGCTGCAGCCGGGTGAAGATGACCGTTTGCAGTCGCTGGCACAGGGGTTTACCTGCATCGGTCTGGTGGCCCTGACCGACCCGCCCCGGCAGGAGGCGCAAGCGGCGGTGCAGCGCTGTCTGACCGCCGGGATCAGGCCGGTCATGATCACCGGTGACCATCCCCTGACCGCCCGTGCCATTGCCCGTCAGGTGGGGATTGATGATGCGGGCGGCGCCCTGACCGGAGTTGAGCTTGACCGCTTAAGCCCGGAGCAGTTCGATGCGGCGGTGGGACAGGTTTCGATCTATGCCCGGGTGGCGCCGGAACACAAGTTGCGGATTGTGGATGCGATCCAGCGCAGCGGCGGTGTGGCGGCCATGACCGGTGACGGGGTCAATGATGCCCCGGCCCTGAAAAAGGCCGATGTGGGGGTGGCCATGGGCAAGGTCGGCACTGACGTGGCCCGGGAGGCCTCCGAGATGGTGCTGCTGGACGACAACTTTGCCACCATTGTGGCGGCGGTGGAGGAAGGCCGCACCATTTACGACAACATCCGCAAGTTTGTGGTCTTTTCCGTGGCAGGCAACACCGGCAAGATCCTGGCTGTGTTGATCCTGCCGTTTCTGGGGTTGGGGATGCCGCTGACACCGCTGCAGCTGTTGTGGCTGAACCTGCTGACCGATGGCCTGCTGGGGCTGGGGATGGGGCTGGAACGGGCTGAACCGGATGTTATGGGGCGTCCGCCGATTGCACCGGACAGTCAGATCTTTGATGGCCGCACCATCCGCTATGTCCTGCTGACCGGCAGCCTGATCGGCGGTTCCTGCATGCTGGTTACCTGGTTCACCTGGCAGTCAGGCGGTCCCTGGCAGACCGTGCTGTTTGCCTCGCTGGCCTTGGCCCAGATCGCCCAGGCCATGGGGCTGCGTTCCTTCCGCAGCTCCTTCCTGCAGATGGGGCTGTTCAGCAACCTGCCGCTGCTGGCCATGGCCGTCTGTGTGCTGCTGCTGCAGGGGCTGGCAGTCTACCTGCCGCAGTTGCAGGGCTTTTTCCGTACCACCGCCCTTACCTGGGAGCAGCTTGGGTTGGTACTGTTGCCGGCAGTGGCGGTGTTTTTGTTGCTGGAAGGGGAGAAGTGGGCCGGACGTTTGGGTAGGAGGTCCTAA